A window of Equus quagga isolate Etosha38 unplaced genomic scaffold, UCLA_HA_Equagga_1.0 146_RagTag, whole genome shotgun sequence contains these coding sequences:
- the LOC124232969 gene encoding magnesium transporter NIPA3-like, with protein MGEQLRLPPGEPCREGYVLSLVCPNSSQAWCEITNVSQPLASPVLYRDLNSSITNLSISANVENKCNLYVGLVLAVSSSVFIGSSFVLKKKGLLQLANKGVTRAGRGGHSYLKEWLWWAGLLSMGAGEAANFAAYAFAPATLVTPLGALSVLISAILSSYFLNERLNIHGKIGCILSILGSTVMVIHAPQEEEVTSLHEMEMKLRDPGFISFAVIITVISLVLILIVAPKKGQTNILVYISICSLIGAFSVSSVKGLGIAIKELLEWKPVYKHPLVFVLLAVLVLSVTTQINYLNKALDTFNTSLVTPIYYVFFTSMVVTCSAILFQEWYGMKAGDVIGTLSGFFTIINGIFLLHAFKNTDITWSELTSTKKEVFSLNGSGDKYVLLENRECSAPEYNDDITLFSRTDD; from the exons ATGGGGGAACAGCTGAGGCTGCCGCCGGGAGAACCCTGCCGAGAAG gCTACGTGCTGTCTCTGGTCTGTCCTAACTCCTCCCAGGCTTGGTGTGAGATCACAAATGTGTCACAGCCGTTGGCTTCTCCTGTCCTCTACAGGGACCTGAATTCCAGCATAACCAACTTGAGCATTTCTGCAAATGTAGAAAACAAATGCAATCTTTATGTGGGCCTGGTACTGGCAGTGAGTTCCAGTGTTTTTATTGGCTCCAGCTTCGTATTGAAAAAGAAGGGCCTCTTGCAACTGGCCAACAAGGGTGTTACTAGAGCTG GACGAGGTGGGCATTCTTACCTCAAAGAATGGCTCTGGTGGGCAGGATTACTCTCAA TGGGAGCGGGGGAGGCTGCGAATTTTGCAGCCTATGCTTTTGCACCTGCCACCTTGGTCACCCCACTAGGCGCTCTGAGCGTTCTCATAAG tgcaatattgtcttcctattttttaaatgagcgcTTGAACATTCATGGAAAAATAGGCTGCATATTAAGTATATTGGGGTCAACTGTGATGGTTATCCACGCTCCGCAAGAAGAGGAAGTCACATCTTTGCAcgaaatggaaatgaaattgaGAGACCCAG gatttatttcctttgctgtgatcATAACTGTGATCTCTTTGGTGCTGATTTTGATCGTGGCTCCCAAGAAAGGACAGACCAATATATTGGTTTACATTTCAATCTGTTCATTGATTGGGGcattttcagtttcctctgtCAAGGGCCTGGGAATTGCCATTAAGGAACTATTGGAATGGAAGCCAGTTTACAAGCATCCCCTGGTCTTTGTTTTGCTGGCTGTACTTGTGCTTTCAGTGACAACACAGATTAACTATCTCAACAAGGCCCTGGACACCTTTAATACATCGCTTGTGACTCCCATTTATTATGTGTTCTTCACGTCCATGGTAGTGACTTGCTCCGCCATCTTATTCCAAGAATGGTATGGTATGAAAGCTGGAGATGTCATTGGGACCTTGAGTGGGTTCTTCACCATTATCAATGGCATCTTCCTTCtacatgcttttaaaaacactgaCATTACCTGGAGTGAGCTGACATCCACTAAGAAAGAAGTCTTCTCTCTGAATGGCAGTGGAGACAAATATGTGTTACTAGAGAACAGAGAATGTTCAGCCCCAGAATACAATGATGACATTACATTGTTTAGCAGGACTGATGATTGA